AACACCACCACGTCGGCGCGGCGTGCCGCGTCCAGCGCCTCTTCCAGCGGCGGCCTGGCGCCGGGCTGGCGCCAGGCCAGGCGCACGCCGGCATCGCGCTCGCCTTCGTAGTACTCCAGGCGCAGGTCGTAGCTGCGGCCGGCTTCCAGGCGCACGTCGACGCCGTCGGCGTGCAGGCGGTCGCTGGCGCTCCAGCGGTCGATCAGGCGCTTGCCGTCCAGGTACAGGCGCACGCCGTCGTCGGCCGCCGTTTCCAGGTGGTAGGTGCCGGTGGCCGGCGGCACCAGCTTTCCGCTCCAGCGGATGCTGAAATTGTCCGCGGGCACGGCCTGGCCCGGCCCGGCCTCGCCGCGGGCGAGCAGGTTGTCGGTGGGCGAACCGCGGTCCCACTTGAAGCCGATCTGCGCGTCCGTCCGCACCAGCGCCGGGGTACCGGACAGGTCGCGGTTGCGGAAGTATTCGCCGCGCAGGCCGCGCTCGGGCGAGTCGGCCGACGGGCGCAGGTACTGCGGTTCGATCAGCGGCGTGGCGGCGGGGTCGTCGCGGCCTTCGACCAAGTCGGCGCCGCGCGCGTATAGCACCTCGGCGTCGGGCGCGGCCTCGCGGATGCCCTGCAGCACGGTGACCGGCGCGGCGGGGGTGCCGTAATAGTTGCCCAGCAGCGCCATGGTGTCGTCGGCGGTCGGGCCGACCACGGCGATGCGTTTGACCTTGGCGCGCGACAGCGGCAGCACGCCGTCGTTCTTCAGCAGCACCAGCGATTCGCGCGCGGTGCGCCGGGCCAGCGCGTCGTGTTCGGGCGACTGGTTGGCCGAGATGGGAATCCGCGCCCAAGCCAGTTTTTCCGGCGGATCGAACATGCCCAGGCGCATGCGCGAACACATCAGCTTCTGCAGCGCCTTGTCGACCTCGGCTTCGCTGATCAGGCCCTTGCGCACGGCGGCCGGCAGCGTGGCGTATTCCTCGCCGCATTCCAGTTCGGTGCCGTGCTTCACCGCCAGCGCGGCGGCCTCCTCGCGGGTGGCGACGATCTTGTGGTTCTTCCAGATGTCCACGATCGCCCAGCAGTCGGACACCACGTAGCCGTCGAAACCCCATTGGTCGCGCAGCACGTCGCGCAGCAGGAACTTGCTGGCGCTGGCCGATTCGCCGAACACGCGGTTGTAGGCGCCCATCACCGCATCCACCTTCCCTTCCTTGACCAGCGCTTCGAATGCCGGCAGGTAGGTTTCGTGCAGGTCGCGCTGCGACGGATGCGCGTCGAAGTGGTGGCGGTCGGCCTCCGGGCCGCTGTGCACGGCGAAGTGCTTGGCGGTGGCGTCGAGCTTGCGGTAGGTCTCGCCCTGCGCGTTCTTCGGCGCATCCGCGCCCTCGCCCTGCAGGCCCTGCACGAAGGTCACGCCCATGCGCGCGGTGAGGAACGGGTCCTCGCCGTAGGTCTCCTGGCCGCGGCCCCAGCGCGGGTCGCGGAAGATGTTGATGTTCGGCGACCAGAACGTCAGGCCCTGGTAGCGCGCATGCTGGTCCTGGCGCAGCGCCTGGTGGTGCTTGGCGCGCGCTTCGTCGCTGATCGCGGTGGAGACCTCGCGCATCAGCGGCACGTCGAACGTCGCTGCCATGCCGATCGCCTGCGGGAACACGGTGGCGCCGCCAGCGCGGGCCACGCCGTGCAGCGCTTCGTTCCACCAGTCGTAGGCCGGCACGCCCAGACGCGGGATCGCGGGTGCGGCGTTCTGCATCTGCGCGGCCTTTTCCTCCAGCGTCATCCGCGACACCAGGTCGGCGGCGCGCTGTTCGAAACTGCGCTGGGTGTCCAGGTACGGGG
The Xanthomonas sp. AM6 DNA segment above includes these coding regions:
- a CDS encoding glycoside hydrolase family 3 protein produces the protein MHTKTALHKESRRRVTTLALLLAIVPCVALAAEAPPPYLDTQRSFEQRAADLVSRMTLEEKAAQMQNAAPAIPRLGVPAYDWWNEALHGVARAGGATVFPQAIGMAATFDVPLMREVSTAISDEARAKHHQALRQDQHARYQGLTFWSPNINIFRDPRWGRGQETYGEDPFLTARMGVTFVQGLQGEGADAPKNAQGETYRKLDATAKHFAVHSGPEADRHHFDAHPSQRDLHETYLPAFEALVKEGKVDAVMGAYNRVFGESASASKFLLRDVLRDQWGFDGYVVSDCWAIVDIWKNHKIVATREEAAALAVKHGTELECGEEYATLPAAVRKGLISEAEVDKALQKLMCSRMRLGMFDPPEKLAWARIPISANQSPEHDALARRTARESLVLLKNDGVLPLSRAKVKRIAVVGPTADDTMALLGNYYGTPAAPVTVLQGIREAAPDAEVLYARGADLVEGRDDPAATPLIEPQYLRPSADSPERGLRGEYFRNRDLSGTPALVRTDAQIGFKWDRGSPTDNLLARGEAGPGQAVPADNFSIRWSGKLVPPATGTYHLETAADDGVRLYLDGKRLIDRWSASDRLHADGVDVRLEAGRSYDLRLEYYEGERDAGVRLAWRQPGARPPLEEALDAARRADVVVFVGGLTGDVEGEEMKVNYPGFAGGDRTDLRLPKPQRELLEALHGTGKPVVAVLTTGSALAIDWAQQHVPAILLAWYPGQRGGSAVADTLFGDANPGGRLPVTFYREDEKLPAFDDYAMRGRTYRYFAGTPLYPFGHGLSYTQFAYSDLRLDRSKVQADGSLHATLKVKNTGKRAGDEVVQLYLQPLAPKRERASKELRGFQRIALQPGETREVRFAISPQADLRVYDEARKAYVVDPGDYELQVGASSADVRARQRFSVQPSSAAKATPRQ